The genome window GCCCACACCGCCCTGCACGAACGGCACCAGCGCGCCCACCGCCAGGAATTTGCTGGCCACTGCCACCCCCAGGTCACCCGTGCGCGGGTCGCGCCCCACGATGGAAAAGGTCATGGGCGCAGTCTAAGGCGGCGTGGGCGGCGCGGTGGATGTCGCCGGGGCTGGCCCGGGACTGGGCCGCCGCACTTCCCTTCCCCGGCGTTCAGGCCCGGACCTGCAGAAAGGCTGCTGCCTGCTCCGGCGGCACCGGGCGGCCCAGGGCGTAGCCCTGCACGGCGTCGCAGCCCAGGTCGCGCACCCACGCCACCTGCTGCGGGGTCTCGGCGCCCTCAGCCAGCACCGAGATGCCCAGGGCGTGCCCTAGGGCCACCACGCCGCGCACGACGCTGCGTTCAGGCGGGCAACCCTGCAGGGCCTGCACAAAGGAACGGTCGATTTTCAGGGTGTTCACCGGAAACACGTTCAGGTGGCTGAGGCTGGAATAGCCGGTGCCAAAGTCGTCCAGCGCCATGCGCACGCCCAGCGCCCCGATGTCGGCCAGTACCCCGGCCGCCCGGGCCGGATCCGTGAGCAGCGCGCTTTCGGTGAGTTCCAGTTCCAGCTGGCCCGGGGCGGCCCCGCTGGCCTCCAGCGCCGCGCGCACCTCGGCCACCAGCGGCGGGTGCAGCTGCGCGGCCGAGACATTCACTGCCATGCGCAGGGGCCGCCCGGTCTGCAGGCTCCAGCGCTGCAACTGCGTGCAGGCCGCCCGCAGCACCCAGCTGCCCAGCGGCACAATCAGGCCCGTGCGCTCCGCCACCGGCAGGAAGGCGCCGGGCGGAATCAGGCCCTGTTCGGGGTGGCGCCAGCGCACCAGCGCCTCGAAGCCGATCACCTCCATGGACCCCAGGTCAACCTGCGGCTGATAGTGCAGTTCCAGCTGCCCGCCCTGCGCCAGCGCCTGACGCAGATCGTGTTCGTACTGCAGCGCGGTGTAGTGGCCATCAGGGATGGCCGGCACGAAGTGGTGCAGCCCCTGTCCGGTGCGCTTGGCGTGGTACATCGCTTCATCGGCGCGTTGCAGCACCGCCTCCACATCGGCGCCGTCGCGCGGGGCGCTGCTGGCCCCCACACTCACGGCCGGCGCAATCTCGTAGCCCGCCACCTGCAGGGGCCCCTGCACACCAGCCAGCACCCCCTGGGCCCACTGCACCTCCTCGGCCTGGGTCTGCACCGGCAGGGCCAGGGCAAACTCGTCGCCGCCCAGCCGGGCCGCCAGCCCCTGGGGCGGCAGGGCGCGCGCCAGGCGCCCGGCCATGGCCCGCAGGTAGGCGTCGCCAGCGGCGTGACCCAGCGTGTCGTTCACCCATTTCAGGCGGTCAATGTCCACAAACAGCACCAGCACGGACCCGCCGCCCGCGCCCCGGCGGCGTAGCATGTGGCCCAGCCCTTCCAGAAAGGCGCGGCGGTTGGGCAGCCCGGTCAGGGCGTCGTGCAGCGCGAGGTGCGCCAGCCGCTGGCGCTGGCGCCGCCGCTCGGTGCTCAGGGTGGCCAGCACCATTGTGGTCAGGGCCAGGGTGGTCATGAGCAGCTGCATGTCCAGCCGCTGCGGCGCGGAGGCGCCCGTGGCCCAGGCCAGCAGGGTGATGCCCGCACTCATCAGAAGGCTGCCCAGGGTGGCCAGCGGCAGCCCCTGCTGCAGGGCCAGCCACAGCAGCGGCAGAAAACACAGGTACAGCACCTGCAGTCCGTGCGCCGCACCCAGGCCAAACACCAGCAGCAGGGTGGCGGGAATGGCCAGCAGCTGCAGCGCCAGCAGCCCGAACCGGCGCCGCGAGCGGCGGTCTGCCTCCCCGGGCCCTGTGGCCCCAGGCCGCTCACGGCGCCGCAACAGCAGCAGCGGTGGGGTCAGCGCCACGATGCCCACCAGATCGCCCACCCACCAGTTCAGGATGGCGGTGGACCACGGCAGGCCGGGCAGTCCGCCCGCCAGCTTCAGAACCGACACTGTGCCCAGGGCCGCCAGCCCCGAGGTCAGCACCGCCGCCGTGGCAAAGCGGGGCACGTCGCGCAGGCCCACCGCCCCCGAACGCCAGCCCGCGCTGCGCCGCAGCAGGGCGGCCCCCAGCGTGTAGGCGGTTACGTTCACCAAAGACGCCAGCAGGTCTGGTGCGTGCGGCGAGAGCAGGGCGCCCCCCAGCGCCACCGTCAGCAGCGCCCACGGCGCAAACCGCAGTCCATAGGCGGTCAGAAACGCCAGAATCAGGCCGGCGGGCAGATACCACGCAGACAGGCCGGGCGCGCCCTGAAAGCGCAGCGCCGTGGCCTGCAACCCCAGGTACAGCGCGGCAAACAGCGCCGCAGGCAGCGCAGCGGACAGCAGAGCAGAACGGCGCGGCGGCATCTGGAACCTCCTGTGGACTGGGCACGCTGCGAGCCCCATTCTCCCCGGCGGGCCCTGACCCTGGGGTCATTGTAGTGAGGCGGGGGCCGCTGCGCCGCCGGGCTTCTAGCGGCGCAGCGGCCTGGGCCCGTGTTAGCCTCGGGCCCGATGACCTTTGCGCAGGCTGTGACCGACCGCACCCGCCGCCTCGACACCCGCCTGTGCGTGGGCCTGGACCCCCGCCTGGAGACCTACCGCGACCTGGACCACCTGCGCGCCCACACGCTGGACGTGCTGGAGGCCACCGCGCCCTACGCCGCGTGTCTCAAACCGCAGTTGGCCTTTTACGAGGCTGCCGGGCTGGCCGGGCTGACGGTGCTGCACGAGGTCTGCGCCGCTGCCCGCACGCTGGGGCTGCCGGTGCTGCTGGACGGCAAGCGGGGCGATATCGGTTCTACGGCGCAGGCATACGCCCAGGGCTGGCTGGCGGGCGACCACGCCGGCTCGGCGCTGACGGTCAACCCCTTTCTGGGCTTCGAGACCCTGACCCCCTTTGTGCAGACCGCCCGGGCCAACGGCGGCGCCGTGTTCGTGCTGGTCAAGACCAGCAACCCCGGCCAGGCCGACTTGCAGGGCCACGGGATCAGCGAGCGCGTGGCCGGTGAGGTGACGCGCCTGAACACGCAGGAGGAAGGCGAGTACGCCAGCGTGGGCGCGGTGGTGGGGGCCACGCACCCACAGGACCTCGCGGCCTTCCGGGCGCGGCTGCCCCGGGCGCTGCTGCTGCTGCCGGGGCTGGGGGCGCAGGGCGCGGGGGCCGCGCAATTGGCGCCGGCGTTTGATGCCGGGGGCACCGGGGCGCTGGCCAGTGCCAGCCGGGGCGTGCAATATGCCCGGGGGCTGGATGTCGGGGCGAGTGTGGCGGCAGCGCGGGGCTTCCGGGACGAACTCAACCGCGCCCTGGCCTGAGTGACTGGCCCCTCCCCTGCCTGCATCCGGGCCAGCAGGAGCGGAGGTGGGCTCAGCCAGCTTCCGAACCGGGCCGTGACGCATAACGGAAGTTTTCCGACCGGAGGGACCCGCAGAGCGGCGGCGCAGCGCAGGCAAGCGGGCGAATGGCCGGGCAATGGGCTGGACCAGCGCTGAAGGCGGGAAACACCCTCCTTCTTCCTGGATGGTCCGGAACTGGACGGCCGGCCGTCTCATACGGACTGCCGTCCATTTCCGGAGATCCGTATTTTTCCTTCTCTGCTGCGCAGCTCTTCGAGTCCCTCTGGTCGAAAAAATTCCGTAACACATGACGGAATTTTTCGGAAGCCGTCTCAGCCCACGTCCAGATTGACGGTGAACAGCCCCTGGCTGGAGCGCTGCGCGGCGGCGGGTGGCGTGAGGCGCATGGCCAGGTCCCGCAGGGCGCGCAGCGTGCCAGATTCCAGTTGCCCGGCCTGCCCCAGCAGCCACGACTGGCGCTGCACCGCTCTCACCCGGGGCCGCCGCTGGGCCTCGTACCGGTCCAGGGCCGCCGGCACGTCAGGGGCAGCCAGGAGGTGCTGGCCCAGCACCCAGGCGTCTTCCAGTGCCAGGGCCGCCCCCTGGCCCAGATTGGGGGTCAGGGCGTGGGCCGCGTCGCCCAGCAGCGTCACGTGGCCCTGTCCCCAGCGGCGCAGCTGCACCTCGTGAATGTCGGTGCGGATCACGGGGGTCCCCGCGTCCAGCCCCGCCAGCAGGGCCGGGGCAGGACCGCCGAAGGGGGCGCCGTGGGCCAGCACCTCGGCCACGTCGCCGGGCCGCTTGGCCTGTCCCGGGGGCTGTTCGGGGGCGTTGGCAGTCAGGTAGCCGTAGGTCTGCTGTGGCCCAATCGGCACCAGGCCCAGGCGGCAGCCCCGGCCCCACAGTTCGGTGGCCTGGGCCGGACCCGGCAGCGGCACCACGAAGCGCCAGCTGGTGTAGCCCGCGTAACGCGGCGCGGTTCCCCCGAACAGCAGCCGCCGCACCGAGGAGTGCAGGCCGTCGGCCCCAATGACCGCGCGGCACCTATGCACCGTACCGTCGCTGAGCACAGCGTCCACGCCCGCCGGCTGCGGCTGCAGGGCGCGCAGGGTGGTCCCAAACAGGATCTGCCCGGCCAGCCCCTGGCTGAGAATGCCCTGCAGCGCGGCGCGGTGCACACCCACTGCCCCGCCCCAGGCCGCGTAAGACAGGGTGTGCAGCGGCTGCCCCGCAGCGGTGGTCAGCTGCGCGGCGCTCAGGGGGTACCCAGCGGCGCGCGCCGCCTGGGCCAGCCCCAGCCGCTCCAGCACCTGCAGGGCGTTGCCGCCCAGAATCAGGCCTGCGCCTACGGGTCGCAGGGCCGCCGCCTTCTCGATGACCCGCACGGGCACACCATGGGCGGTCAGCACCTGGGCCAGCGCCAGCCCGCCAATGCCCGCCCCCACGATCAGCACTGAAGCGGTCATGCCGGGCCCCTGGCCGCCGCGCTGGCCTGCAGGGCCCGCGACTGCAGCCCCAGCAGGGCCGCCAGCTGCTCGCGTGCGTGCGCCAGCGTGCCGCCCCCCGACAGCCACCCCACCAAGCACGCCTGATACAGCGAGAAGATGGCGAAGGCGGCAGTGGCGGGGTCGAGATCGGTGGCCACCTCGCCGGCCTGCTGGCGGGCCCGCAACAGGCCGGCCAATTGCTCCACAAAAGCGTGGCCCTGCTCCAGTTCACGCGTGCGCTGCGGACTGTCGTGAAACAGCACCAGCCGCAGAAAATCGCTGGCCAGCGCCGGCCTCGCCTCGTAAAAGGCGAAGAAGGGGTCAAACAGGCCCGGCAGCACCTGAAAGAGCGGCCCCGACAGCCGCTCCGGGGCCAGGGCCTCCTCTATGGCCTGGGCGATCACGTCGTGAAACACCATCAGCAGCAGATCGGCCTTGTCGGTGGCGTAGCGAAAGACGGTGCCGGGGGCCACATCGGCCTCGGCGGCAATCTGCCGGATGGTGGTGGCCTCG of Deinococcus arcticus contains these proteins:
- the pyrF gene encoding orotidine-5'-phosphate decarboxylase — its product is MTFAQAVTDRTRRLDTRLCVGLDPRLETYRDLDHLRAHTLDVLEATAPYAACLKPQLAFYEAAGLAGLTVLHEVCAAARTLGLPVLLDGKRGDIGSTAQAYAQGWLAGDHAGSALTVNPFLGFETLTPFVQTARANGGAVFVLVKTSNPGQADLQGHGISERVAGEVTRLNTQEEGEYASVGAVVGATHPQDLAAFRARLPRALLLLPGLGAQGAGAAQLAPAFDAGGTGALASASRGVQYARGLDVGASVAAARGFRDELNRALA
- a CDS encoding TetR/AcrR family transcriptional regulator; amino-acid sequence: MTRPLPGAPSRRERHKQDKRARIQAAALSLFTQQGYEATTIRQIAAEADVAPGTVFRYATDKADLLLMVFHDVIAQAIEEALAPERLSGPLFQVLPGLFDPFFAFYEARPALASDFLRLVLFHDSPQRTRELEQGHAFVEQLAGLLRARQQAGEVATDLDPATAAFAIFSLYQACLVGWLSGGGTLAHAREQLAALLGLQSRALQASAAARGPA
- a CDS encoding FAD-dependent monooxygenase, giving the protein MTASVLIVGAGIGGLALAQVLTAHGVPVRVIEKAAALRPVGAGLILGGNALQVLERLGLAQAARAAGYPLSAAQLTTAAGQPLHTLSYAAWGGAVGVHRAALQGILSQGLAGQILFGTTLRALQPQPAGVDAVLSDGTVHRCRAVIGADGLHSSVRRLLFGGTAPRYAGYTSWRFVVPLPGPAQATELWGRGCRLGLVPIGPQQTYGYLTANAPEQPPGQAKRPGDVAEVLAHGAPFGGPAPALLAGLDAGTPVIRTDIHEVQLRRWGQGHVTLLGDAAHALTPNLGQGAALALEDAWVLGQHLLAAPDVPAALDRYEAQRRPRVRAVQRQSWLLGQAGQLESGTLRALRDLAMRLTPPAAAQRSSQGLFTVNLDVG
- a CDS encoding putative bifunctional diguanylate cyclase/phosphodiesterase is translated as MPPRRSALLSAALPAALFAALYLGLQATALRFQGAPGLSAWYLPAGLILAFLTAYGLRFAPWALLTVALGGALLSPHAPDLLASLVNVTAYTLGAALLRRSAGWRSGAVGLRDVPRFATAAVLTSGLAALGTVSVLKLAGGLPGLPWSTAILNWWVGDLVGIVALTPPLLLLRRRERPGATGPGEADRRSRRRFGLLALQLLAIPATLLLVFGLGAAHGLQVLYLCFLPLLWLALQQGLPLATLGSLLMSAGITLLAWATGASAPQRLDMQLLMTTLALTTMVLATLSTERRRQRQRLAHLALHDALTGLPNRRAFLEGLGHMLRRRGAGGGSVLVLFVDIDRLKWVNDTLGHAAGDAYLRAMAGRLARALPPQGLAARLGGDEFALALPVQTQAEEVQWAQGVLAGVQGPLQVAGYEIAPAVSVGASSAPRDGADVEAVLQRADEAMYHAKRTGQGLHHFVPAIPDGHYTALQYEHDLRQALAQGGQLELHYQPQVDLGSMEVIGFEALVRWRHPEQGLIPPGAFLPVAERTGLIVPLGSWVLRAACTQLQRWSLQTGRPLRMAVNVSAAQLHPPLVAEVRAALEASGAAPGQLELELTESALLTDPARAAGVLADIGALGVRMALDDFGTGYSSLSHLNVFPVNTLKIDRSFVQALQGCPPERSVVRGVVALGHALGISVLAEGAETPQQVAWVRDLGCDAVQGYALGRPVPPEQAAAFLQVRA